The Brachypodium distachyon strain Bd21 chromosome 4, Brachypodium_distachyon_v3.0, whole genome shotgun sequence nucleotide sequence GGGTATctgtgctagctagctagctagctagctagagttGTGGGTTTTATGTAAGAGTAGAGGTGTAATCTTTAACTGTTAGTGAAGATCTGGGGATCGAGTAATTAACGTAAGTAAGTGGGGGAGGGAGAACTACTGACTGATCCAAGGGGAATGGCCTGCAAGAACTCGATGCGGCGGACGACGAGCCTGACGGAgttcgcgccgccgtccgtgcTGGCGGTGGTCCTGGAGGATGAGGACGACGAGGTCATCAAGCCGGTGGATGGCGATGTTGAAGAAGGGCGCCAGGATTGGCTGGCCgcgtacggcggcggcggtggcggccatgGCACGGCGGGTACTGCAGCTCCCGGGCGTGACTGGCTAGCGACGTACCGCacgcgcgcggcgccggcgcgggcggggctcCGGCGGAACTCGGCCGACTACTCCGCCGTCGAGACCGCC carries:
- the LOC100838231 gene encoding uncharacterized protein LOC100838231 — encoded protein: MACKNSMRRTTSLTEFAPPSVLAVVLEDEDDEVIKPVDGDVEEGRQDWLAAYGGGGGGHGTAGTAAPGRDWLATYRTRAAPARAGLRRNSADYSAVETAAFLRHCGLCRRLLGPGRDTFMYKGEAAFCSLECRQQHITHEEWRDKCTVKPPINQAAAAPTPGRGRSGSKTGTGGTVAAA